CTTTCCCAGAGAAGGTCGTCCTCGTTCATTCACTTGATTGGAGATGACCTTGAGAAATGCTGTGAAGCCAGCACAACCATCGCAGCGCTATGACACACCGCTGTTTCGACCGGGCCGATGCGTAGCAACGCTGGGCCTAGACAACCTAATTTGCCAGGGGACCATCAATCCCCACGAGCTCCTGCAGCGGCACATCTGTGGCGATTCAGGCGAGCTGGCCAACACGAAGTTGGTCATGCTTGCGCGCGACTTGGAAGCGGCGCGTGGCCAGCGACTATCTGCATTCCTCGTCAACAGCGAGTATGTATGGGTCCTGACAAGTGCTGACTGGACGGAGACAAAGCTGATGCTTCCATCCGAATGGCGAGCTCAATGAATACCGTCCAGCTGCTGGAACACATCCTCAGCCTCGATCAGCAGGGGCTGACTTGCAGGACGCACCCATGGCCACCGCACTCGCAGAGCTGCCCGCCAAGATCCCGCAGATCTTGGATGCGCTCAACAAGGCGTGTGATGCATCTGCAAGTCTTGAGAACGTCATGCTCCATCTCGGGGAGCGCATGACGGAATCTGACCGGACTTTTCGCAACCTGGTTGCCTTCGATCTGTCACTGGCGCTTGGCCTGCTTGCTTCCAGCAGCAAGCCATGCATCAGTGATGGATTCTGATAGGACCCATTAAACCCACGAGAACCGGCTACAGCCGGTTTTCCCCAGCCTACCTATAGGGTGAGCTGCGGAAAGCCGTTTGACCTATCAGAAACGGTTTTAAGGCGCGCTGAGCCACGAAAGCGCACCAGGTCGAGAGGCCTTGGCATTTCTTCAACCACCCGTGCGGGCCTTTCCCGCAGGGGAGGGGCTCGCTCTATCCACTTCAACTAGGAGCGATCCATGAACACATCTTTCTCTAACAACATCCGTGATGGCCACCGCGGGAACACTGAGATTGATCTCGGCGACCGGCGTGTGCTCACCGTCTTAACACGTAAGTTAAATAGCTCCCTCGTCACATCGGCCTCTGTGTCATTGGTGGAGGGAGGTTTCAAGCGCTTTGTAATGGGTTTCGGCGGCGATGGCGATTTCAGCAAGACGCTCGTGGCTTCAAAGCCTAAGCGTGTGACTGAGAAGGTTGTCCGCGAACAGCATACGCAGACGTTGACGCAGATCGAGGACCTCAAACTGCAGGTCGAAATGCACTACGACGCCTTGGAAAAACGAAAGGCCGCTGCCCATGCATGAGCTGGAAGAAACAGCGCGGGATGTCGTTGACTCCTGGGAGTCGGGCGACCTTGCCGGTGCTGTCACGCAGCTCGGCAGGCTTCTCAACAACCAGGACCTGAATCGCGCTGAGTGCGCCGATGAGATCGCCCGTGCCAGGGAGATCCACGCCGATGACCAATGCGTCATCGATCCCTTGCCGCTGGTTGCGCCGGCGGAAGACGGTACCTACGTAGCCGCCTGGCTCTGGATACCGAATCCATAGTCTTTCATCCACCCACACGGGGCACGCCCCTTGTGGGCTGCTCCATAAAAGGAGCATTTCATGCAAAGAGCGCTTCACCGAATAGAGGGTTTCGCGGATCTATGGGCCGACGCTTGCCTGCGTAACGATGAGGGCGAGCTCATGTTTCTCTCGCTCTATGGGCGCGATGCTTCTGCCATGCAGTTCATCGCGGCTATGGAGCTGGGCAGGACTGAGCACGGAATCACGGATTTCACGTTGGTGAGCCCTGAAGGAACGCGAAACCATGTCCAGGTTGGATCTGCGGAGCGCCTGGGAAAGTTCACCGGCCGTCTGCCGCGTCAGAACCTCTTTGGACCCTTGAACCACCTGTTCGTCTACGACAAACGCCTTCAGGAGATCGACAAGCCCAACCGCATTGGCTGGGTCGTGTCCAACGTCGACGCCGGCATCGAGGAAAAGGTGTGGACCCTGGTGAAAACCTTGGCTCCCATTGCGCTGCTCGATCACTGGCAAACACCCTTGATTGCCTGGTGTCGCGAGAAGGGGGCTGTCCACGAGCTCGGGGGTGGCCTCTATCCGCGCATCGGAAATCTTCGCGCGCTGCGTGTAAGTATTTCTGATCACTTCATTCGGCATGTAAGCGAGGGCGTTCGCAACCGCGTTCTCCTTCCTTAACTCCATCAAGGCCTCGCCAGAGGCCTTTCTTACCTTCATTCATCTAACCGTTGGGCGCGCACTCCTTTGTGGGGTGTGCGATCATTTTTTTGGAGCAAACAATGAGCGATTTGGCAATTGCTGAGCCGGCTGTGACAGAGGCATCTACTACTGCGGCCGAGGCCGCCCCGGCGGTACAGGAAGTCGCTGATGAATTTGGCACGATCGAAGGCGCAGATTTTCTGGCCGAAGTGATTGATGAAACCCTGCCCCTTGGAGATTTCATACGCGAGTTTGGCCAAGGGCTGCTCGATCAGGTCCGGTCACAGAACCCGCCTGTCTATCTACCGCAGCACGATCAAATGTCCGAGGCCTGGCTGGCCCGCCAGCAGATCCTCGACAATTTGAAGCGTAAGCCATTCAAAGAGCAATCCGAAGCGGTTCAGGCCATCGTGAAGCTTCTGGCTGATCGAGGCGAGCCAGCTGCGGTCTTGAACTCGGAGATGGGCACGGGCAAGACCATGATGGCCATCTGCGTGTCTGTGCTGCTTCAGCAGCTGCAGCGACGCAATCCGCGCACGCTTGTGATCTCACCTCCGCACCTTGTCTACAAGTGGCGGCGCGAGATTCTTGACACGGTACCCGGCGCTCGGGTCTGGATCTTGAATGGCCCGGACACACTGCGCAAGCTGCTGCAGATGCGTGCCCGTTTGGGCATTACAACGAGCCAGCCGGAGTTCTTCGTGCTGGGCCGTGTGCGGATGCGTATGGGGTTTCATTGGCGTCCGTCCTTTATCGAGCGCACCATCCTCGTTGGTGGCCAGCGTTTCGTGGCTGCATGCTGCCCTTGCTGCATGCGGCCGCTCGAATCGAAGGGCGATGACGACGAGACCTTGCCCATGTCCGTGCCCTTGGCCAAGCAGGTCCTCAGTGACCGCCGGCGAAAGTGCGAACACTGCAACTCGACGCTGTGGACGCTGATTCGCAATGGGCGGCCCATCGACTCCATGTCCGACCTGGTGCTCAACGCACTTCAGCAGATGCCAACCATCGGCCCGGTTTCTGCGAAGCGGCTGCTCAGCAAGTTTGGAGAGAAAACACTGGCTGCGATGCTGGAGGACAACGTCTACGAGTTCTTGAACTTGATGGACGAGAACGGGGAGCTGGTATTCAGCGACAAGCAGGCGAAGCGCATGGAGCGAAGCCTGGCCACGTTCGAGTTTTCAATCGGGCAGGGCGGCTATCAGCCCACGGAGTTCATCAAGCGCTATCTGCCGACCAACTACTTTGGTTTGCTGGTGGTCGATGAAGGACACGAGTACAAAAACGAGGGCTCGGCCCAGGGTCAGGCAATGGGCGTGTTGGCCAGCCAGTGCGAAAAGGTGCTTCTGCTGACGGGCACACTCATGGGCGGCTATGCGGATGATCTTTTTCACCTGCTCTGGCGCATCAATCCCAGGGTGTTGATCGAGGACGGCTTCAAGCCATCCAAGACAGGTTCCATGGCTGCCGCGACCATGGGCTTCATGCGCGTGCATGGAGTGCTCAAGGACATCTACAAAGAGACCTCAACTACTTCCCACCGCACGGCCAAGGGCAAAGGCGTGACTGTTCGCACAAGCAAGGCTCCAGGGTTCGGCCCCGTGGGTATCTTGCGTTACGTGCTTCCCATTACGGTATTCCTAAAGCTGCGGGACATTGGGCAGAAGGTGCTGCCGGCGTATGACGAGTCCTTTGTTGACGTGCAAATGCGCGATGACCAAGCTGAGGCATACGTCGATATGTCGATGAAACTGGTGCAGATCCTGAAGCAGGCCTTGGCCATGAAGGACAGCACTCTGTTGGGGGTGGTCATGAACGTACTGCTTGCCTGGCCAGAATGCTGCTTTCGTTCGGAAACGGTGAGGCATCCAAGAAGCAAGGAGCTGCTGCACATGCAGCCGGCTCTGTTCGATGATGTTGAATGCACTCCGAAAGAGGCCAAGCTCATTCAGCTCTGCATGGATGAGAAAGCCCTCGGCCGCAAGGTCCTGGTCTATTCAATCTATTCAGGCACCCGCGACACCACGGCCCGGTTGCGCATGCTGCTCGAAGCCAGGGGGTTCAAGGTAGCTGTGCTGCGTGCCAGCGTAGATGCGGCCAAGCGTGAAGACTGGGTAGCGGACCAGGTAGAGCGAGGCATCGATGTGCTCATCACCAATCCCGAGCTGGTGAAGACTGGCCTGGATTTGCTTGAGTTCCCAACGATCGCTTTCATGCAATCGGGATTCAACGTCTACACGATGCTTCAGGCTGCCAGGCGCTCCTGGCGCATTGGTCAGAAGCATGATGTTCGCGTGATCTTCCTTGGCTACGCCGGCACTTCACAAATGGAATGCCTGCGACTCATGGCCAAGAAAATCGCGGTATCGCAGTCCACCTCTGGCGATATGCCTGAAAGTGGACTGGACGTTCTCAACGACAACGAGGGCGAAAGCATTGAGATGGCTCTCGCGAGAGACCTTTTGACGATGTAGCCCATTTTGACCACAAGCTGTTTTCACAGCTTGTGGTCATATTTCTATATTTCTGAAGTCTTGACAGACATACAATTGTCACGCATAGTTACACAAGGCTTCGTTGGAAATCTTCGCGTTCAACCCTTGTGAGGAGCCCACAAGATAAATTCCACGCGGAGTGTTCAATGAAATAACGCCTTCCAGTCTTCCTGCACAGTCGTCGGCTGTCGCGTCTTAATCAAAATTCCTATTGCTTGTTTGCACTCGATTAATTTTGCTTCGAGCGCAATTCCTATCTGATACAGAGGTTCCGAATGAAGATTTCTAGCACATTGTCTCTTGTCGCAATTGCATGCGCGCTCGCTGCATGCGGGGGTGGTGGCGGTGATAGCGGAGGAAGCGCACCTTCCGACTCCAAGCCGGTCCCGGAAACCCCCAAAGCGAACTATCCAATGGAGATTCCGTCCAGTAATTATGCGGATGCGAATCGTGCGCAAATCTTCGACATAATCAACAAAAACCGCATGACATGCGGTTTCAGCTCGATCAAGCAGAATTCCTTGCTGGATATTTCTGCTCAGGGGCATGCCAGTTATTTGCAGGCAAATAAGACGATGGGACATACTCAAATTAGTATCAACCCAGGATTCACTGGGTCTGATCTTTTGGCCCGTGCGAAAGCTGCGGGATACCAGCCGAGCGTCTTAGGTGAGATTGCCGGCGGTGGTAACAGTGGGTCCTTGTTTGCAGGTACGAGTAACTCAGGGATTGAGACGCCGCTTAACCCGGCTGGCCGAACCTATATTCGAGGGCTGTTTGCGACCGTCTATCATCTGGCAGGGGCGGTTAGCGAATGGAACGAAATGGGTGTGGGATATTCGATGTCCTCCAATCTGACCTCCATCCCAGGGGAAACGGTTTTCTATTCAACAGCAGTTGTCAATTTTGGTGTTCCTGCCGGCTCCACTGCCCCTATGTATGGAGGTGGAGAGATCAGATCGTTCCCCTGCGATGGAATCACTGATGTGACACCCGTATTCGCATCGGAAACGCCTAACCCGTATCCAAGCCGTGACTTCAATTTGTCTCCGATGGGGCATCCTGTCATCCTCACCTCAGGCAGTGGAGGTGAGATCACTGTGACTTCTGCAAGCATGACAGATGTAGCATCTGGTGCTCTGGTTGATACTAAGATCTTTAACGCGTCGGATGATATGCACAAGATTCTGACACTGGATCAAGCATTTGTGATCCCCAATCATCCGTTAAAGCCGAACACTGCCTACAGCGTGTCCGTTGACGGATCATCGGATGGCAAGGGCTTTAGAAAAGTAATCCGATTCACAACAGGTAACCAGAGCTAGATTAAATAAAAAGTTCCCCCTTCAACAAGGGGGAGCTTTTGTCAGGCCTATTTATGAGCACTTAATTGCAGATGCCATGCCCGCCGAGGGTTGTAATTGCATAACCTTCTGTATTCATAGGGCATGATGGTCCTTCTGGGTACTTCCGCCAGCCGTCAAACTCCTTTGGACCAGATCCAATAAATGTTTTTTTCAAGTATCCTTGAGCTCCTTGTTTAGCCGTGCAGACGCCTCGTTCGAATAGATTTCCACATTGTCCATCTTGGTAAAATGCCTCAAAGGTACTAACAACAGTTCCTTCAGCATAAGCACCATATCCAGGTACTACTATTTTTTCAGAGACGTAAGGTGGCGGATTTGGAGCCCATAATCTTGCTGACCCAGTCGAGTCATAATTTTGCGCTATGGCCAAGCCAAAGGCTCCAAAAGACGCGAACAGAATTATATATCTTCTAAACTTCATAGATTACCTTTAATAGACGCAATAGGTTTGTGCAATGGCTTCGCCCGAGGCTGCAACACCGTTGTTGTCGACTATAGATATAGCCCATGCCCATCCATAATCTATTGCATAGTGATTCAATTTGAATGCGTCCGTGCTTTGGTTCTTTGGGGTGAGAATAATCATTGCGCCTCTAGTGCCAGAGGTACATGCAGGCTTATTTATCCAGCTTCCATTCCAAGCCGAGTAGGAATCAAAGAATATTTTTCTTCCGAATCGGTCGGCAAGCGTCACCCACTGATTCCCTGAGCAGTAAAGCGCAACGTCCTGGCTGTTCCAAGCCACGGCCTCATTACTCGGACACCAGCCTCCTGCAATAGCATCCTTCTGAGGAGATACTCCGATCCAATAGCTGCCGTTACACATCACCAAACCCAAGCCATTGGAGTCCTGGGCAATATCACCTTGCTGGTGTGTGCCTCCGCACCAGTTGCCCTTGACCTGAATGCTTGTCGGCTTGATGACTTGACCATAGGTACGGCCAGATCCGTCACTCATTGAGATACCGGCCGTGGCCACTCCCCCCGCATTCTTTACGGTCAAGTCGCCGCGGTTGTTGATGTTGGTGGTCTCCGCGCCACCATTTGTGATCGACAGCGATTGGGACGCGAGCGAGCCGGACTTCACCTTGCCAACCACGCTCAAGTCGCCTTGCAGGTCGGGATCGCGGTCGTCTCGGATGCGTACAAATTGAGAATAGATCGCTGCAGTCCTGGTCGTGCAAACGCCATAAGTGGCTGGGCCTACGCCCCCTGGGGTTGGATAGTCACAGCTGCTCCCACGCAAGCGGCTGGGCGCAAGCAAGGTCACTGTAGCGCCATACCCCTGGCTAGCGGATCTGATCTCTTCAGCTTGCACATGCCACACGGAGCCCGTCGCAGCCGCACAGGCTCCATCGGTTGCATATCCATTGCAACTGGCGGTCAGTGGTAGGTGGCTGTACGAATAGGCGGTAAGCGAGCACGTCGATCCTGGGCAGCCAGATCGATCCACCGTGATGAGTTGCCGGCGTCTCATTGGGTCGATGAGAGGAAATGAGGCAGGCAAATACTTGGCAGTGCGCAGCTCGTCGACCGTGGGGGCGAGTGCATCGGAGAAGCCGGCCACAACCGATCCCATGGCAAGGGCCTGGGCATTAAGGTTCAGGAACTTGTCCAGTCCGTCCTTGAGCGTCGAGAGGTAGACGCCGGTAGCTTCTGCGCGGCCGCTGTTGATCTTGTCGATTGCCTCCTTGGAAGCATAGACGCCGAGAACAGCGGTCAAGCCAAGCACAGCGATGAGCTCAAGCAGGAGGAAGCCAGCCTGTTGTTTGCGATGAGGGCGCTTGCGCAGCATAGTGTCCTTTGGCCGTGCCAGATGCGGCACGGCGTGCGGGGGAGTTATTGGAAGGTGTACTCAATGTCGACGCCCGCCGGCACCGCGCAGCTGCTTTGCAGCGTCGCGATAGCAGGTTGGCCACCAGCGGCCTTTACGACGACCGTTCCAACCTTGATGCTCTCAGCTGCTCGCACCATCTGCGTAATCATCGGCATGCAGGCCTTCTCGTGCACCTTTGACACCGTGACCAGCAGGTTGGCGCCAGGCGTGCCGGTTACGGCAATTGCCTGGGGGTTCAATCCGGTTGCTTGTATGGAGTGGGTCGCAGTAGCGCCGGAAACGCTGAAAGCTGAGTCTTTCAGTGCGCTGGCCAGCGTGGCAGTTGTCACGCCTGTATATGGCGTCGCGGTGGCCACGGTGTTTGCTGCACCCTGGATCGACGCTACGGCCTTAGCAAGGTCTCGCGCAAAGTACGGCGCACGGTATTCACGATATAGGCCTTGCAGCGCGGGAAATGCCAGCACTGCGAGGATCACGATAATGCCCGCAACGACCATCAATTCGATCAGCGTGAAGCCGTCTTCTTTTCCTTTACGTCGAAATGTCTTGCGCAGGCGACGAGATTGATTAATAAAGCTTTGCATAGTTTGTTGCTCCTTGATAAAGCAGGTTGAAATAGACTTACAGGAAAACCATTTTTGCGGCATCGGTCATT
This window of the Comamonas testosteroni genome carries:
- a CDS encoding type II secretion system protein — its product is MLRKRPHRKQQAGFLLLELIAVLGLTAVLGVYASKEAIDKINSGRAEATGVYLSTLKDGLDKFLNLNAQALAMGSVVAGFSDALAPTVDELRTAKYLPASFPLIDPMRRRQLITVDRSGCPGSTCSLTAYSYSHLPLTASCNGYATDGACAAATGSVWHVQAEEIRSASQGYGATVTLLAPSRLRGSSCDYPTPGGVGPATYGVCTTRTAAIYSQFVRIRDDRDPDLQGDLSVVGKVKSGSLASQSLSITNGGAETTNINNRGDLTVKNAGGVATAGISMSDGSGRTYGQVIKPTSIQVKGNWCGGTHQQGDIAQDSNGLGLVMCNGSYWIGVSPQKDAIAGGWCPSNEAVAWNSQDVALYCSGNQWVTLADRFGRKIFFDSYSAWNGSWINKPACTSGTRGAMIILTPKNQSTDAFKLNHYAIDYGWAWAISIVDNNGVAASGEAIAQTYCVY
- a CDS encoding prepilin-type N-terminal cleavage/methylation domain-containing protein, with protein sequence MPQKWFSCKSISTCFIKEQQTMQSFINQSRRLRKTFRRKGKEDGFTLIELMVVAGIIVILAVLAFPALQGLYREYRAPYFARDLAKAVASIQGAANTVATATPYTGVTTATLASALKDSAFSVSGATATHSIQATGLNPQAIAVTGTPGANLLVTVSKVHEKACMPMITQMVRAAESIKVGTVVVKAAGGQPAIATLQSSCAVPAGVDIEYTFQ
- a CDS encoding CAP domain-containing protein; this encodes MKISSTLSLVAIACALAACGGGGGDSGGSAPSDSKPVPETPKANYPMEIPSSNYADANRAQIFDIINKNRMTCGFSSIKQNSLLDISAQGHASYLQANKTMGHTQISINPGFTGSDLLARAKAAGYQPSVLGEIAGGGNSGSLFAGTSNSGIETPLNPAGRTYIRGLFATVYHLAGAVSEWNEMGVGYSMSSNLTSIPGETVFYSTAVVNFGVPAGSTAPMYGGGEIRSFPCDGITDVTPVFASETPNPYPSRDFNLSPMGHPVILTSGSGGEITVTSASMTDVASGALVDTKIFNASDDMHKILTLDQAFVIPNHPLKPNTAYSVSVDGSSDGKGFRKVIRFTTGNQS
- a CDS encoding DEAD/DEAH box helicase, which gives rise to MSDLAIAEPAVTEASTTAAEAAPAVQEVADEFGTIEGADFLAEVIDETLPLGDFIREFGQGLLDQVRSQNPPVYLPQHDQMSEAWLARQQILDNLKRKPFKEQSEAVQAIVKLLADRGEPAAVLNSEMGTGKTMMAICVSVLLQQLQRRNPRTLVISPPHLVYKWRREILDTVPGARVWILNGPDTLRKLLQMRARLGITTSQPEFFVLGRVRMRMGFHWRPSFIERTILVGGQRFVAACCPCCMRPLESKGDDDETLPMSVPLAKQVLSDRRRKCEHCNSTLWTLIRNGRPIDSMSDLVLNALQQMPTIGPVSAKRLLSKFGEKTLAAMLEDNVYEFLNLMDENGELVFSDKQAKRMERSLATFEFSIGQGGYQPTEFIKRYLPTNYFGLLVVDEGHEYKNEGSAQGQAMGVLASQCEKVLLLTGTLMGGYADDLFHLLWRINPRVLIEDGFKPSKTGSMAAATMGFMRVHGVLKDIYKETSTTSHRTAKGKGVTVRTSKAPGFGPVGILRYVLPITVFLKLRDIGQKVLPAYDESFVDVQMRDDQAEAYVDMSMKLVQILKQALAMKDSTLLGVVMNVLLAWPECCFRSETVRHPRSKELLHMQPALFDDVECTPKEAKLIQLCMDEKALGRKVLVYSIYSGTRDTTARLRMLLEARGFKVAVLRASVDAAKREDWVADQVERGIDVLITNPELVKTGLDLLEFPTIAFMQSGFNVYTMLQAARRSWRIGQKHDVRVIFLGYAGTSQMECLRLMAKKIAVSQSTSGDMPESGLDVLNDNEGESIEMALARDLLTM